The Gorilla gorilla gorilla isolate KB3781 chromosome 17, NHGRI_mGorGor1-v2.1_pri, whole genome shotgun sequence genome contains a region encoding:
- the LOC101144812 gene encoding LOW QUALITY PROTEIN: sodium- and chloride-dependent creatine transporter 1-like (The sequence of the model RefSeq protein was modified relative to this genomic sequence to represent the inferred CDS: deleted 1 base in 1 codon; substituted 1 base at 1 genomic stop codon) produces the protein MAKKSAESGICSVSGDQKKGPLTAPGPDGAPAKGDGPAGLGTAGGRLAVPPTRETWTRQMDFIMSCVGFPVGLGNVWLFPYLCYKNGGGVFLIPGVLISLVGGIPIFFLELGQFMKAGSINVWNICPLFKGLGCASMVIIFYCNTYYIMVLAWGFYYLVKSFTTTLPWATCGHTWNTPDCVEIFRHEDCANASLANLTCDQLAHRRSPVIKFWENKVLRLSGGLEVPGALNWEVTLCLLACWVLVYFCVWKGAKSTGKIVYFTATFPYVVLVVLLVRGVLLPGALDGIIYYLKPDCSKLGSPQVWIDAGTQIFFSYAIGLGALTALGSYNHFNNNCYNGTSFFAGFVVFSILGFMAAEQGMHISKVAESGPGLAFIAYPRAVTLMPVAPLWAALFFFILLVLTLPWPQFVGVEGFITGLLDLLPASYYFRFQREISVALCCALRFVIDLSMVTDGGMYIFPLFDYYSSSGTTLLWQAFWECVVMAWVYGADRFTDDIACMIGYRPCPWMKWCWSFFTPLVCMGIFIFNVVYYEPLVYNNTYVYLWWGEAIGWAFALSSMLCVLLHLPCCLLRAKGTMAECWQHLTQPIWGLHHLEYXAQDADVRGPTTLTPVSESSKVVVVESVM, from the exons ATGGCGAAGAAGAGCGCCGAGAGTGGCATCTGTAGCGTGTCCGGCGACCAGAAGAAGGGCCCCCTCACCGCGCCCGGGCCCGACGGGGCCCCGGCCAAGGGCGACGGCCCCGCGGGCCTGGGGACAGCCGGCGGCCGCCTGGCCGTGCCGCCG ACGAGAGAGACCTGGACGCGCCAGATGGACTTCATCATGTCGTGCGTGGGCTTCCCCGTGGGCTTGGGCAACGTGTGGCTCTTCCCCTACCTGTGCTACAAGAACGGCGGAG GTGTGTTCCTTATTCCCGGCGTCCTGATCTCCCTGGTTGGAGGAATCCCCATTTTCTTCTTGGAGCTGGGCCAGTTCATGAAGGCAGGCAGCATCAATGTCTGGAACATCTGTCCCCTGTTCAAAG GCCTGGGCTGTGCCTCAATGGTGATCATCTTCTACTGCAACACCTACTACATCATGGTCCTGGCCTGGGGCTTCTATTACCTGGTCAAGTCCTTTACCACCACGCtgccctgggccacatgtggccacaCCTGGAACACTCCCGACTGCGTGGAGATCTTCCGCCATGAAGACTGTGCCaatgccagcctggccaacctcacCTGTGACCAGCTTGCTCACCGCCGGTCCCCTGTCATCAAGTTCTGGGA gAACAAAGTCTTGAGGCTGTCTGGGGGACTGGAGGTGCCAGGGGCCCTCAACTGGGAGGTGACCCTTTGTCTGCTGGCCTGCTGGGTGCTGGTCTACTTCTGTGTCTGGAAGGGGGCCAAATCCACGGGAAAG ATCGTGTACTTCACTGCTACATTCCCCTACGTGGTCCTGGTCGTGCTGCTGGTGCGTGGAGTGCTGCTGCCTGGCGCCCTGGACGGCATCATTTACTATCTCAAGCCTGACTGTTCAAAGCTGGGGTCCCCTCAG GTATGGATAGATGCGGGGacccagattttcttttcttacgcCATTGGCCTTGGGGCCCTCACAGCCCTGGGCAGCTACAACCACTTCAACAACAACTGCTACAA TGGGACCAGCTTCTTTGCTGGCTTTGTGGTCTTCTCCATCCTGGGCTTCATGGCTGCAGAGCAGGGCATGCACATCTCCAAGGTGGCAGAGTCAG GGCCGGGCCTGGCCTTCATCGCCTACCCACGGGCTGTCACACTGATGCCAGTGGCTCCACTCTGGGCTGCCCTGTTCTTCTTCATTCTGTTGGTCTTGACA CTGCCCTGGCCACAGTTTGTAGGTGTGGAGGGCTTCATCACCGGCCTCCTCGACCTCCTCCCGGCCTCCTACTACTTCCGTTTCCAAAGGGAGATCTCTGTGGCCCTCTGTTGTGCCCTCCGCTTTGTCATTGATCTCTCCATGGTGACTGAC GGTGGGATGTACATCTTCCCGCTGTTTGACTACTACTCATCCAGCGGCACCACCTTGCTCTGGCAGGCCTTTTGGGAGTGCGTGGTGATGGCCTGGGTGTATG GAGCTGACCGCTTCACGGACGACATTGCCTGTATGATCGGGTACCGACCTTGCCCCTGGATGAAATGGTGCTGGTCCTTCTTCACCCCGCTGGTCTGCATG GGCATCTTCATCTTCAATGTTGTGTACTATGAGCCGCTGGTCTACAACAACACCTACGTGTACTTGTGGTGGGGTGAGGCCATAGGCTGGGCCTTCGCACTGTCCTCCATGCTGTGTGTGCTGCTGCACCTCCCGTGCTGCCTCCTCAGGGCCAAGGGCACCATGGCTGAG TGCTGGCAGCACCTGACCCAGCCCATCTGGGGCCTCCACCACTTGGAGTACTGAGCTCAGGACGCAGATGTCAGGGGCCCGACCACCCTGACCCCAGTGTCCGAGAGCAGCAAGGTCGTTGTGGTGGAGAGTGTCATGTGA